From Sphingobium sp. RAC03, a single genomic window includes:
- the urtC gene encoding urea ABC transporter permease subunit UrtC, with protein sequence MPDLSALTARFAPVKPLLPWLLLALALVAPFALSSYDLNLLARFMAMGILALGLVLIWGHGGILSLGQGVFFGLGGYAIAIHMKLADLPDGEIPDFMVWSGRESLPLWWEPFTSPLFTLAAIVIIPTLAGALFSWAVFHRRVGGTYFALITQALSLAFATLIISRQDVTGGFNGLTDFYSIFGVGLASPGTGSALYWVTLAVLCVAFIALRWLLASRFGILLRASRDGENRVRFLGYNPTPFKVAAFAIAAMLAGIGGALFTLHAGVVSPALIGVVPSIEMVVWVAIGGRYSLAGAIVGALLVNLARDAVSSAFPELWLYLMGALFIFVVTLLPRGLAGLAKGKAA encoded by the coding sequence ATGCCTGATCTATCCGCCCTCACCGCGCGCTTCGCGCCGGTCAAGCCGCTACTGCCCTGGCTGCTGCTTGCGCTGGCCCTCGTCGCGCCGTTCGCGCTGTCGAGCTACGACCTCAACCTGCTCGCTCGCTTCATGGCGATGGGGATATTGGCGCTGGGCCTCGTCCTCATCTGGGGCCATGGCGGGATATTGAGCCTGGGGCAGGGGGTGTTTTTCGGCCTTGGCGGCTATGCCATCGCCATCCACATGAAACTGGCTGATCTGCCGGACGGTGAGATACCGGACTTCATGGTGTGGAGCGGGCGGGAAAGCCTGCCGCTGTGGTGGGAGCCGTTCACCAGCCCGCTCTTCACGCTGGCCGCGATCGTCATCATCCCAACGCTGGCCGGGGCGCTATTCTCCTGGGCGGTGTTTCATCGCCGGGTGGGCGGCACTTATTTCGCGCTGATCACGCAGGCGCTCAGCCTCGCCTTCGCGACGCTGATCATCAGTCGGCAGGATGTGACGGGGGGCTTTAATGGCCTCACCGATTTTTATTCGATCTTCGGCGTGGGGCTGGCCAGTCCCGGCACGGGATCAGCGCTCTACTGGGTCACGCTGGCGGTTCTGTGCGTCGCGTTCATCGCGCTGCGCTGGCTGCTGGCATCGCGCTTTGGCATATTGCTGCGGGCCTCGCGCGATGGCGAGAACAGGGTGCGGTTCCTGGGCTATAACCCTACGCCCTTCAAAGTGGCGGCCTTTGCCATTGCCGCAATGCTGGCGGGGATTGGCGGCGCATTGTTCACGCTGCATGCGGGCGTCGTGTCGCCCGCGCTGATCGGCGTCGTCCCCTCGATCGAGATGGTGGTGTGGGTGGCGATCGGCGGACGCTACAGCCTGGCGGGTGCGATCGTCGGCGCGCTGCTGGTCAATCTGGCGCGCGATGCCGTGTCGAGCGCTTTCCCCGAATTGTGGCTCTATCTGATGGGCGCGCTGTTCATCTTCGTCGTGACCCTGTTGCCGCGCGGGCTGGCGGGTCTGGCCAAGGGGAAGGCGGCATGA